In Gloeocapsa sp. PCC 73106, a single genomic region encodes these proteins:
- a CDS encoding type II toxin-antitoxin system HicB family antitoxin yields MRLKVVIHKAEEGGYWAEVPAIPGCATQGDTFEELLHNIYEAVEGCLAVDLEAIEIDDDTQIMEIAV; encoded by the coding sequence ATGCGCTTAAAAGTCGTCATCCATAAGGCGGAAGAAGGGGGATATTGGGCTGAAGTTCCTGCTATTCCCGGTTGTGCGACTCAAGGGGATACTTTTGAGGAATTGTTACACAATATCTATGAGGCAGTTGAGGGTTGTCTGGCGGTGGATCTCGAAGCGATCGAGATTGATGATGACACTCAAATCATGGAAATAGCTGTATGA